A genomic segment from Candidatus Eisenbacteria bacterium encodes:
- a CDS encoding PDZ domain-containing protein, with product FTSLRNVGDLVTAHSRVDQSQPIPVTIVRSNGKVMKIRTMEPVPAPEPEPVAAVPAATVAVAPPTANVVAVETAKPPATEAAVAEPKTDPLATLGLQCANLNRALASALGASKAEGVLVLEVESGGQADRAGMHAGDVITGAGSQAIGSVETLVHALSAAPAGITLHTLRRTEERDVTVALVAPPTEQEAVQQELRKLREEIEALRKEMAAPKNGD from the coding sequence TTCACTTCGCTGAGGAACGTGGGTGATCTCGTGACCGCGCATTCCCGCGTCGATCAGAGCCAGCCAATTCCCGTGACCATCGTGCGGAGCAACGGCAAGGTGATGAAGATCAGAACCATGGAGCCAGTTCCCGCGCCCGAGCCCGAGCCTGTCGCGGCGGTGCCGGCTGCGACAGTCGCCGTGGCGCCGCCGACAGCGAATGTGGTGGCCGTGGAGACCGCCAAGCCACCGGCGACCGAGGCCGCGGTTGCCGAGCCGAAAACCGACCCGCTGGCGACGCTCGGCCTCCAGTGCGCGAACCTGAATCGCGCACTGGCGTCGGCACTGGGCGCCTCGAAGGCGGAGGGTGTCCTCGTGCTCGAGGTGGAGTCCGGCGGGCAGGCCGATCGCGCCGGAATGCACGCCGGTGACGTGATCACCGGGGCGGGCAGTCAAGCCATTGGCAGCGTCGAGACGCTGGTGCACGCGTTGAGCGCCGCGCCCGCCGGAATCACGCTGCACACACTGCGCCGCACCGAAGAGCGCGACGTCACCGTGGCGCTGGTGGCGCCGCCGACGGAGCAGGAAGCCGTGCAGCAGGAGCTGCGGAAACTTCGTGAGGAGATCGAGGCGCTGCGAAAAGAGATGGCGGCGCCCAAGAACGGCGACTAG